Genomic segment of Caproiciproducens sp. NJN-50:
GCTTTCGTTTGGACTTGCCCTGTATTTTCTGGCGGACACCGCGCTGTCCGTCATGGAAGTCACCCGCCTGAACGGGATGCTTTCCGAACTGCAGCAGGTGATGGACGAGATCAAAGAAAGGGCGCACACCGCGCGCGTGGAAACACGGGAAGTCCTTCAGGACATGATCGCCGCGCGACTGGATGGAATGGACGAAAATACAAAAGCGCGCCTGCGCGCGCTCTATGAGCAGAAGGAAAAGCTGGAATCCGGCTTTCACCTGCTCCAGCGCCGCATTCTCCGCGCGTTCCCGACCATGCGCAGCGCGAAAAGCAACGAATCCCTGCTGCGCATCCGCGAGCTTCTGCAAAACTACGGGAAATTCATCCGCCGCGGATAAGTTCAAAGCAGACGTTCAAACCTGATTTCATGCCGGATCGGAATGCCGTCCTCCCCGGTCAGCAGAATTTCAGGTTTGATTTTCCGCGCCCGTTCGACCGCGCCGCGGAAAAAAGCCGCCATATCGAAGCCGCGCTTCTGATAAAACCGCATCGCGCGGGCGTTGTCGTTCGTCGTGTACAGATACACCATATGGCAACCCTTCCCCTTTGCCGCACTCACGGCGGCGGAGAGCAGCGCCGATCCGGTGCCCCGGTTTTCGTTCACGCTGTCAAGCGATACGACTTCACATTCTTCGCCTTCCACAAGAAAGGTGACGGCGCCCGTGACGGTTCCGTCCTCCACGGCAGCAAAGCCGTCCAGGCCCGTGAGCCGGATCGAGCGCCCGCCGGAAACCATCACGTCCGATCCCCATTGCCGTGCGAGAAATTCCATAACTTCCCGGCGGCTGCGGTCCGTAATTGCCCAAAGCTCCATGAAAAGGTCTCCCCCAATTCACCGGATTTCTTTCTGTTGCGCCGCATGCGGCAACCAGCGGGCACGGTTCGGAAAGCCGTCCGTTCCGTTACAGCGCCGCGATGGCTTCCACTTCGACGAGGGCGCCCTTCGGCAGCTCGCGCACCGCGACGCAGGAGCGCGCGGGCTTGCCTGTAAAGTACTTTGCATATACGGCGTTGAACGCCGCAAAATCGTTCATATCCTTCAAAAAGCAAGTTGTTTTTACGACGTCTTCAAAGTCGGCGCCGGCGGCTTTTAAAACCTCGCCGACATTTTTGCAGGACTGTTCCGCCTGCACCGAGATGCCGCCCTCGACGACCGCCCCGGTCGCGGGGTCGATCGGAATCTGCCCGCTGGAAAACACAAGATTCCCGGCCACGATCGCCTGGGAGTACGGGCCGACGGCTTCCGGCGCTTTTTTGGTATATACGGTTTGATTCATAGGTAACTCTCCTTTTCAGCTCTCCAAGATATGGTATCCGGCGCGCACGACGGCGTCGCGGATTCGGTTCAGATGGTCGCGGTCGCGGGTTTCCACGCCGATGGACAGCGTGCAGGCGGTGATGTCCGCCTCGTCGCCGGAGTGGTCGTGCCGCACGGAGACGACGTTTCCCCCCAATTCCGCGATGACGGTGGAAACCTCCCGCAGCTCGCCGGGCTTGTCGACCAGTTCGATCACCAGTTTTCCCTGCCGCCCCGCCCGGGTCAGGCCCCGGCTGATGACGCGGGAAAGGATAGTCACGTCGATATTTCCTCCGGAGACCAGGCAGACGGCTTTTTTGCCCCGGACGTCCACCCGGTTGAACATCGCGGCGGCGACCGCGACCGCGCCGGCGCCCTCCGCGATCAGCCGGTGCTGCTCCATCAGGGCCAGGATCGCCGCCGCCGTCTCGTCGTCCGTCACGGTGACGACCTCGTCCACATACCGTTCGCACAGGTCATAGGTCAGCTTTCCGGGGCATTTGACCGCGATTCCGTCCGCAAAGGTCGAAACGCGCGGGAGCGGCGCTACTTTTTTGTCCTTCAGCGCCCTCGCCATGGAGGGCGCGCCGGTCACCTGCACGCCGTAGACCCTGCACTGCGGCCGCAGCGATTTGACCGCGCACGCGACGCCGGAAACGAGTCCGCCCCCGCCGACCGGAACGATGACCGCGTCCGCGTCCGGCAGTTGCTCCAGGATCTCAAGCCCGACGGTCCCCTGGCCGGCGATGACGTCCGGGTCGTCAAACGGATGGATAAAAGTCGCCCCGCTCTCCTTCTGCAGCCGGCGGGCCTCCTGATACGCGTCGTCGTAGACGCCCTTCACCAGCCGCACCTGCGCGCCGTAGGATTTGGTGGCCTCCACCTTGGAGATCGGCGCGCCCTCCGGGATGCAGATCAGCGCGGGGATGCCGCTTTTCGCCGCCGCCAGTGCCACGCCCTGCGCGTGGTTTCCGGCGGAGCAGGCAATCACGCCCTTTTCCTTTTCCTCTTCGGACAGGCGGCTGATCTTATTGTACGCCCCCCGCACCTTGAAGGAACCTGTCACCTGAAGATTTTCGGGCTTCAAATAGAGCTTTCCCTCCGGATGGAGGCGCGGGGCTTCCATCAAATCTGTCCTTCGGACAACGCCCTCGAGAGTGCGGGCCGCCTCCTGAATCCGTTCCAGCGTCATAAAATGCACACCCTGTCCCTATCATAGCAGATTTTTTCTTCCATTTCCAGAATCGGTTCCTCCACCGAGCCGCTCGCGGGCACCATCGGCAGCACGTTCAGGTCCTTGCGGACGGGGCAGTTGACCAGCACCGGCCCGCCGCACGACAGCGCGCGCTCCAGCACCGTCTCGATCTCCGATCTGCCGGAGACCGTCATCGCCCGCACGCCGAACGCCTCCGCCAGCTTTTCGCAGTCCACCGCGTCCTCGACGTCCGACTGGGAAAAGCGCCCGCCGTAAAACAGCTTCTGCCACTGGCGCACCATGCCGAGGGTGGAATTGGACAGAACCAGTTCGATCACCGGAATTCTCTCCCGTGCCAGAGTGGAAAGCTCCGCGCAGTTCATGCGAAAGCTTCCGTCCCCCGCAATATTGACGACCGTGCGGTCCGGCTTCGCCATTTTCGCGCCGATCGCCGCGCCGAGGCCGAACCCCATGGTTCCCAGGCCTCCGGAAGTCAGGAACGTCCTCGGTTTTCGGAATGTGCCGAACTGTGCCGCCCACATCTGGTGCTGGCCGACCTCCGTCGTCAGAATCGCGTCCGGCCCGGCCAGCCGGCAAAGCGTTTCAAGAACCTCCTGAGGCAGGATCTCCTCTTCTTCCCTTCCCTCCTGGTGCAGCGGATAGTCCCGTTTCCACTCTTCGGCCTGTTCCAACCATTCGCCGTGGCTCCGCGGCCTGAAAAGCGGCAGCAATTCTCTCAGCACCGCGCCGACGTCCCCCTGCAGCCGGAGGTCGACGCCGATGTTTTTGCCGAACTCCGCGGGATCGATATCGATCTGAAGGATCCGGCAGTTCCGGGCGAAATGTTCCCCATCGCACAGCACGCGGTCGGAAAAGCGGGTGCCGACAGCGACCAGCAGGTCGCACCGCTTCAACGCCTCTGCGGAGGCCTTCGTGCCATGCATGCCCAGCATCCCGAGGTATCGGCTGTCCTCCTGGTCAAACCCGCCCTGGCACATCAGCGTGCAGGAAACCGGGGCGTCCAGCGTTTTTGCCAGAAGAGCGAATTCGTGTGAGGCGTCCGAGGCGACAACGCCGCCCCCGCCGTACAGGAGCGGCCGCTCGCTCTCCTCCAGCATCGCCGCCGCCCTGCGGAAGCTCTCCGGCGAAGGGAGCGCCGGTTTTTCTGCCTTTTTGGGGGCGGCCGGAACAAATTCCGTCCTTTGGGCGGAAACGTCCTTCGGAATGTCGATCAGCACGGGACCCTTCCGCCCGGAGCCGGCCAGATCGAACGCCTCGCGCACCACATTCGCCAGCTCCGAAACGTCGCGCACCAGAATGCTCTTTTTCGTCACCGGGCGGGTGATGGAGGTGATGTCCACCTCCTGGAAGCTGTTCTTTCCCAGGAGGGCCCGCTCCACATTCCCGGTGACCGCGACCAGCGGGGTCGAATCCGCATAGGCCGTCGCGATGCCGGTCACCAGATTCGTCGCGCCGGGGCCGGAGGTCGCGATGCAGACGCCCGTTTTCCCGCTCGCCCGGGCATAGCCGTCTGCCGCGTGGGCGGCCGCCTGCTCGTGCGCCGTGCGGACGTGCCTGATTTTCGTCCGGTATTCATACAGGGCGTCGTACAGGTTCAGCACCGCCCCTCCCGGATAGCCGAAGACGGTGTCCACCCCCTGTTCCAGCAGGCATTCCATCAGAATCTGGGATCCGGTCAGCATCATGAAAACTCCTCCTTCATTCTTCGCGCGGACAACAAAAAAAGCTTTCGCCTCAAAAAGAGGCGAAAGCTGATCGCTTCGCGGTACCACTCTTATCCGCCGCCGAAAAGGCGGCATCTCTGCGCGCATCCAACAATGCGCTCTCCTGTAACGGGGAGTTCCGGGACGGCCTACTCGCGGACTTTCAGCCTCCTGCTCAAGGGCGATTTCGTGCGGGCTCCGCGCCGCCTCGCACCACCCGGCGGCTCTCTGAACGCGGAGGGACCCTCAGTCCTTCCCTATCAACGCAATTGAAATATTTTTATTATCATACTTTGATTTCCGGTGTTTTGTCAATCATTTTCATTGATTCACATAACATTTCATCTATTCCAACAAATTATTTTGACTGAATTTGGCTATTTATTATCATATCTTCTAAATCATAAAAAAATAATTGACAAGTTAATGCCTCCGTGCTAAGATGGTCCACAACAGAATATCAAAAATGCAGTGAGCGGGCAAAAGTTCGGTTACGACCCCTTTCAGAGAGCCGCCGGGGGTGCGAGGCGGCAGGAAGTTCCGATACGACATCACCCGTAAGCAGCCGGTTTGAAAGGCTTTGGGCCGATTAGATCCGGACGGTTCCGTTCCGTTAAAGGCGGACGTATTTGGTGGGCCCGCCTGATACGGTTGAGGTGGCCGCAGTGCTGCGGCAAACAGAGTGGTAACGCGGAGAAATGAAACCCCCGTCTCTGATTTAAAAAATCAGAGACGGGCTTTTTTTATCCTTTAACGGCCCGATATTCTGGAGAACCCGTGACGATTGAGGAAGGAAGCAAGCATTATGAACGGATTGGCTATCATTATCGTTTCCATTGCCGTTTTGGGCGGCGGCTACGTCTTTTACGGCAGATGGCTCGTAAAAAAGTGGGGGATCGATCCAAACGCGGAGACTCCCGCCTACACGCATGAGGACGGGCAGGACTACGTTCCGGCCCCGAAGGGGATCGTCTTTGCGCACCAGTTTTCCACCATCGCGGGGGCGGGCCCCGTCACCGGCCCGATTCTCGCCGCCATGTTCGGGTGGCTCCCGGCGCTTTTATGGATCCTGGTCGGGGGCGTGTTTTTCGGCGCGGTGCAGGATTTCGGCGCGCTGTACGCCTCCGTCAAAAACGAGGGCAAATCCATCGGCCTGATCATCGAGCAGTATATCGGCAAGACCGGCAAGCGCCTGTTCCTGATCTTCTGCTGGCTGTTCTCGCTTCTGGTCATCGCGGCGTTCGGAGACATGGTGGCCTCCACGTTCAACGCCTACGCCGTTGCGGGCCAGGTCAGCAAGCCGAGCGCGGCGGCCGGCTCCATTTCGCTGTTCTATATTCTCGGCGCCGTCCTGTTCGGCCTTTTCATGAAATACGCCAAGCCCAACCAGGGCGTGACCTTTGCGGCCGGCCTGATCCTGTTCGTCGCCATGATGGCGGCCGGGATGGCGTTCCCCGTTTATCTTGATAAAATGCAGTGGCTGCTGGTCGTGTTCGCCTATATTTTCTTCGCGGCGGTCGTCCCGATGTGGATCCTGATGCAGCCGCGCGACTACCTGAGCACCTTCCTGCTGATCAGCATGATCCTCGGCGCGGTCGTCGGCATTTTCATGACCAATCCGGACATGAACCTGCCCGCGTTCACCTCTTTCAACGTCGACGGCAAAATGCTGTTCCCCACGCTGTTCGTCACCATCGCCTGCGGCGCGATCTCCGGATTTCACAGCCTGGTTTCCTCCGGAACCTCCTCCAAACAGGTGAAAAACGAAAAGGATATGCTCGGCATCGGCTACGGCGCCATGATCGTCGAATCGCTGCTCGCGGTCGCCGCGATCGTCGTCGCGGGCGCCGCCGCGAAGAGCGGCAAGCTGCCGGCCGGCACCCCGTTTCAGATCTTCTCCGCCGGCGTGGCCGGATTCTTCCAGAAATTCGGCATGTCGGAATATGTCGCGAAATGCAGCATGACGATGTGCGTTTCCGCGCTCTGCCTGACGACCCTTGATTCCGTCGCCCGCATCGGCCGCATGTCGATGCAGGAACTGCTCTACGACGAGGATGGAAAGGCCCACACTCCGGTCACGATTTTTCTGACAAACAAGTATGTGTCCACGATTGTTACTCTGTTTTTCGGCTTTGTACTCTCGCTCGGCGGGTACAACAACATCTGGTCGCTGTTCGGCGCAACCAATCAGCTGCTCGGCGCGCTCGTGCTGATCGCGCTGGCCGTATTCCTCAAAACGACGGGACGGGAGGGTTGGATGCTCTACGTGCCGATGACGGTGATGCTGGTCGTCACCATGACCGCGCTGGTTCAGGCCGTGATCAACATCTTCGTGAAGATCGGCGCGGGCAAATTCGTGTTCCTGACCGACGGGCTCCAGCTCATCGTCGCCGTGCTGCTGATGGCGCTGGCGGTGATGGTCGCCTTTCACTGCCTGCAAAAATTGTTCGGCAAGGAGAAAGACAAGAACACGCCCTCCGTTGCCAAAGAAGCGACCTGAGCGGACCCTTTCCTCTCATGTGAAAACCGCCGGGCGGGTGAAATCCCCGTCCGGCGGTTTTTGTACGCTTTGCGGCCACTCTTCATCGGATCGCGACCGGCGCGGTCTTCGCTCCGGTCAGGCGCATCAGGTCCGTCGGGGCCAGCTCCACCTGCGTCCCGATCTTTCCGCCGCTGACGATCATGCTCTCCAGCGCTTCGCAGCTTGAATCCAGCACGGTGGCGTACTGCTTTTTCATGCCGACCGGCGAACAGCCGCCGCGGATATATCCCGTGACCCTGTTGATTTCCGACACATGGATCATCTCGACGGATTTTTCCCCGACGCTCCTCGCCGCCGTTTTCAAATCGAGTTCCTCCGCGACAGGCAGGACAAATACAAAAAAGCCGCCGGACGCCCCCCGGGTCACAAGGGTCTTAAACACCCGGTTCACGTCCTGCCCCAGTTTGGCCGCGACGGAAACGCCGTCGATCTTTCCGTCCTTATTTTCATAATAATACGAACGATATTTTACGTTTTCCGCTTCCAGAATCCGCATGACATTTGTTTTATTTTCCTTTGCCATCAAAAATCTCCTTTGCCCGTTCCTCTTTTATTATAGCGCCATATGGAAAAATGTAAAGGCGCAGACCGCCGCCAGGACCGCGACGCAGAGCCATGCGCGAAGCCTCTGCCCCGCCGAGTTCGCCTCTTCCCCCATCACCTCGCGGCTGGAAGTCAAAAGCGTCAGGAAAATGAGCACCGGCGTCATCAGAACGCCCCCCGCAACCTGGACAAACACGGCGGCGGAGTTCAGAGGCAGGCCGGGAATCAGCACCGCGGCGGCCGACAGCAATACGCTGACGCCGTAAACCGCATAAAAGCCGGGGGCATCGCGGACGCTGTCGTTCAAACTGCCCGGCCACCCGAACGCTTCCGCGATGCTGAAAGAGGAGGACAGCGACACGGTGATGGCGGCGAGAAACCCGGAGTTAAACAGACCCAGCGCAAACAAAATTCCGGCGGCGGGACCGATGCGCGCGGAAAGCGCCGCAACCAGGCCGGCGGGATCCGACGTCTCCAGATCCGGCACTATTCCAAAGACGGAAGAACCGGCGACGATCAGCGCCGCCGCGACGGCAACCTGGCAGACGCACCCGGCGAAAACATCCTTCCTGCCGTCTCGGATCCGGCGCGACCGGGCGCCCTGGTCCGCATAGGCGGAATTCTGATAAAAGATCATCCAGGGGGCGACTGCGTTTCCGAT
This window contains:
- a CDS encoding GNAT family N-acetyltransferase, whose protein sequence is MELWAITDRSRREVMEFLARQWGSDVMVSGGRSIRLTGLDGFAAVEDGTVTGAVTFLVEGEECEVVSLDSVNENRGTGSALLSAAVSAAKGKGCHMVYLYTTNDNARAMRFYQKRGFDMAAFFRGAVERARKIKPEILLTGEDGIPIRHEIRFERLL
- a CDS encoding RidA family protein; the encoded protein is MNQTVYTKKAPEAVGPYSQAIVAGNLVFSSGQIPIDPATGAVVEGGISVQAEQSCKNVGEVLKAAGADFEDVVKTTCFLKDMNDFAAFNAVYAKYFTGKPARSCVAVRELPKGALVEVEAIAAL
- the ilvA gene encoding threonine ammonia-lyase — protein: MTLERIQEAARTLEGVVRRTDLMEAPRLHPEGKLYLKPENLQVTGSFKVRGAYNKISRLSEEEKEKGVIACSAGNHAQGVALAAAKSGIPALICIPEGAPISKVEATKSYGAQVRLVKGVYDDAYQEARRLQKESGATFIHPFDDPDVIAGQGTVGLEILEQLPDADAVIVPVGGGGLVSGVACAVKSLRPQCRVYGVQVTGAPSMARALKDKKVAPLPRVSTFADGIAVKCPGKLTYDLCERYVDEVVTVTDDETAAAILALMEQHRLIAEGAGAVAVAAAMFNRVDVRGKKAVCLVSGGNIDVTILSRVISRGLTRAGRQGKLVIELVDKPGELREVSTVIAELGGNVVSVRHDHSGDEADITACTLSIGVETRDRDHLNRIRDAVVRAGYHILES
- the ilvB gene encoding biosynthetic-type acetolactate synthase large subunit, which translates into the protein MMLTGSQILMECLLEQGVDTVFGYPGGAVLNLYDALYEYRTKIRHVRTAHEQAAAHAADGYARASGKTGVCIATSGPGATNLVTGIATAYADSTPLVAVTGNVERALLGKNSFQEVDITSITRPVTKKSILVRDVSELANVVREAFDLAGSGRKGPVLIDIPKDVSAQRTEFVPAAPKKAEKPALPSPESFRRAAAMLEESERPLLYGGGGVVASDASHEFALLAKTLDAPVSCTLMCQGGFDQEDSRYLGMLGMHGTKASAEALKRCDLLVAVGTRFSDRVLCDGEHFARNCRILQIDIDPAEFGKNIGVDLRLQGDVGAVLRELLPLFRPRSHGEWLEQAEEWKRDYPLHQEGREEEEILPQEVLETLCRLAGPDAILTTEVGQHQMWAAQFGTFRKPRTFLTSGGLGTMGFGLGAAIGAKMAKPDRTVVNIAGDGSFRMNCAELSTLARERIPVIELVLSNSTLGMVRQWQKLFYGGRFSQSDVEDAVDCEKLAEAFGVRAMTVSGRSEIETVLERALSCGGPVLVNCPVRKDLNVLPMVPASGSVEEPILEMEEKICYDRDRVCIL
- a CDS encoding carbon starvation CstA family protein, with protein sequence MNGLAIIIVSIAVLGGGYVFYGRWLVKKWGIDPNAETPAYTHEDGQDYVPAPKGIVFAHQFSTIAGAGPVTGPILAAMFGWLPALLWILVGGVFFGAVQDFGALYASVKNEGKSIGLIIEQYIGKTGKRLFLIFCWLFSLLVIAAFGDMVASTFNAYAVAGQVSKPSAAAGSISLFYILGAVLFGLFMKYAKPNQGVTFAAGLILFVAMMAAGMAFPVYLDKMQWLLVVFAYIFFAAVVPMWILMQPRDYLSTFLLISMILGAVVGIFMTNPDMNLPAFTSFNVDGKMLFPTLFVTIACGAISGFHSLVSSGTSSKQVKNEKDMLGIGYGAMIVESLLAVAAIVVAGAAAKSGKLPAGTPFQIFSAGVAGFFQKFGMSEYVAKCSMTMCVSALCLTTLDSVARIGRMSMQELLYDEDGKAHTPVTIFLTNKYVSTIVTLFFGFVLSLGGYNNIWSLFGATNQLLGALVLIALAVFLKTTGREGWMLYVPMTVMLVVTMTALVQAVINIFVKIGAGKFVFLTDGLQLIVAVLLMALAVMVAFHCLQKLFGKEKDKNTPSVAKEAT
- the ybaK gene encoding Cys-tRNA(Pro) deacylase, yielding MAKENKTNVMRILEAENVKYRSYYYENKDGKIDGVSVAAKLGQDVNRVFKTLVTRGASGGFFVFVLPVAEELDLKTAARSVGEKSVEMIHVSEINRVTGYIRGGCSPVGMKKQYATVLDSSCEALESMIVSGGKIGTQVELAPTDLMRLTGAKTAPVAIR
- a CDS encoding NRAMP family divalent metal transporter — its product is MSGRKRGPFFLFLFLGPGMLAAMADNDAGGILSYALTGAKFGPAVFVPLALCLMPVTYTVQEMAMRLGIVSRVGYTRLLRERYGCGWMICQVTALMIENLLTLLTEFVGMSAGLRLVGLDRVPAVLLSAALILSVALFGGYQKKERLGLFIGMYNLVFLFLAFASRSGVGAAESLRLSTGGDFRWYAAALIGNAVAPWMIFYQNSAYADQGARSRRIRDGRKDVFAGCVCQVAVAAALIVAGSSVFGIVPDLETSDPAGLVAALSARIGPAAGILFALGLFNSGFLAAITVSLSSSFSIAEAFGWPGSLNDSVRDAPGFYAVYGVSVLLSAAAVLIPGLPLNSAAVFVQVAGGVLMTPVLIFLTLLTSSREVMGEEANSAGQRLRAWLCVAVLAAVCAFTFFHMAL